A stretch of DNA from Spirosoma endbachense:
AAGCGGGGTGAGTTGTTTAAAAATCCGGCTTTGGCCAGTACGCTGGAGAAAATTGCAACGGGTGGCCGCGATGCATTCTATAAAGGAGACATTGCCCGCACGATTGATGCCTTCATGAAAAAAATGGGTGGTTACCTGAGCGCAAAAGACCTGGCTGATCACACCTCGGAATGGGTAGAGCCTGTATCCACAAATTATCGGGGTTATGATGTCTGGGAATTGCCACCCAACAGCCAGGGCATTGCTACATTACAAATGCTGAATATTCTGGAAGGGTACGATTTTTCGCAAACGCCCTGGGGAAGCCCTGAGCATATTCACCGGTTTGTAGAGGCCAAAAAGCTGGCGTTTGAAGATCGGGCGAAATACTATGCTGATCCGGCATTTGCCAAGATTCCGGTTCAGGAGTTGATCTCTAAAAACTATGCAACCGAACGCCGGAAACTGATCGATCTGAGTCGGGCAGCGAGCCGGGTCGATGCGGGCAATCCGGCGCTTAAACAGGGTGATACCATTTACCTGACCGTTGCTGATGAAGAAGGCAATATGGTTTCCCTGATTCAGAGCAATTATCGTGGTTTTGGGTCCGGTATGGTTCCCGATGGGCTTGGGTTCATGCTACAGGATCGGGGCGAACTATATAGCCTGACCGATGGACAGAATAATACCTTTGCTCCCCACAAACGTCCTTTTCAAACCATCATTCCGGCTTTTGTCACAAAAGATGGTGAGCCCTTTATGAGCTTTGGCGTCATGGGAGGTAGTTTTCAACCGTTGGGCCATGTTCAGATCGTTATGAACATGATTGACTTCGGTATGAATCCGCAGGAAGCGGGCGATGCGCCCCGTATTGATCACCTGGGTTCGTCGGAGCCAACCGGCGAAAAAATGATCGATTCAGGATTAATAACGCTTGAGTCGGGCTATCCTTACGAAACCATACGGGAGCTAATGCGTAGGGGCCACAAAATAGGCTATGGCCTTGGCGCTTATGGTGGTTATCAGGCCATTATGTACGACGCGAAAAATAAAGTCTACCACGGCGCTACCGAATCCCGAAAAGACGGCCAGGCCGCTGGGTTTTAGCAACTAACAAGGGCAGATGACTACGGTAAAAATCGTTGATTATACCGTAGCCGTCTGCCCTCTTTGCAAAATCAGGGCCGGGTCAGCAACCGGTCAATGGGTAGAACTTCGCCGTTCTTGATGACTTGCTCAACATTCAGCGCATCGGTGATCGTGGTTAGCGGATCACCGTTGACGATAACCAGGTCCGCCAGTTTTCCTGGTTCGATGGAGCCTAAATCCTTGCTGACGCCTACGGTTTCAGCCGCCCAGAGCGTCGCTGAACGCAAAGCCTGATAAGGGGTCAGGCCCGCACCTACAAATGATTGTAGCTCTGTGTGCAGGCTCAAGCCATAGGGCACAAAGGGGCTGTCGGTTCCTGTGGTGACGTGCGCACCAGCGTCGATCAACACTTTGACCCCTTTCTGTAAGTTCCCGAAGTTGCTTAGGTAACCGGGACTGATTTTCGCATATTGAGCGGCTCCTGCCTGAAGCGCGTTGTTATATTCTTCGCTGTAGAACGCCCGATACTGCCGATTTTCGTAGAGCCCCGGATTTTTTGTGCCCAATACCGAAAAGCCGCCCTGTAGTGATGCTGTCGGGGTAATGTTCATTCCCGATTTGGCCAATAGCTGAATCACGTCCTGATAACTCCGGTTCATGGCCGTAATCTTGGGCGAATACCCACGCCGACTCGTTCCGCCAATATGTTCGACAGCATCGACGTCATAGCGCATGGCCGGGAAAATCTCGTGAGACGAAACCGGCATTCCGTGGGCGTGAGCAAACGTGGTAATCCGTTGCTGCATGGCGTCGGGCATACGGACATAGGTCTTGATCAGGTCGTATCCCAATCGAACGGAGCGGTTTAATTCGCGGTCGAGCTGTTCATCGGAGTTGATGCTGGTCGCTGCTCCGTAATAGATCCGCGTTCCATCGGTTAGCCCTCCGGTAAAAAACTGACGTGGACCGGGCCGGGTATTACTCGCCCACGATTCTTTCCGTTCCAGCGCATCGTAGGGATCGGCACCGGGTTCGCGCACGGATGTGATTCCGAACGATAGCCACAGCCGCCCGATTTTTTCGCCAACCATCGAATGCTGGTGCGTGTGCATTTCGAATAAACCCGGTATGACGGTTTTGGTCGATGCATCGATCAGTTTGCCAGGACGCCCGGCCCGGTGGGGTTCTATGGCCTTAATTCGGTGACCATCAATAAGAATGTCGACATTGTTGCGGTACGTATTGGCTAACCCATCGAACAGACGACCCGCATGAACCACAATCGCGCCGGTAGGCTGGCTGAGTTGCCAGGTCAGGTCCATCGGAATCGTTTCAATATGGCCATCGCCCAGGTAAACCTGTTTGAGCGCGTCCGTCGCCAGAAAGAGCAAACTTTTAGAATCGCCGGTCCAGGTGGGTGTGTCCGACTGTTCATTGGTCAGTTTGCGGGGTGAACCAACAATAGAACCGTCTGTTTTTACGTCCGTTACCCAAACTAATCCGTCGAGGATGTACGCCATTTTTGTCCCATCGGGCGACCAGACGGGGCCGTTTTGCCCACGTGTTGCCAGGCTGTGTCCGGGTGCAGGCGTTACATAGCGGTCATTCTTTCCATCGAACGATAATAATAAAACTTCGCTGACACCCTCGCGGTAACGGGACGAATAGGGGTGAAGCGCCGAAACGGCCAGCGTTTTTCCATCGGGGGCCCAACTTGCCTGACTTGGTACAAAGATCGACTCGTGCAGTTTCTGGGTTTTGGGCGTTGTAACATCAGCCGTGTAGGTAACATCGGCCGTGTAGAGCGTACTGCGGCCCCAGGCATTTCGGGCATCGCTCTGGTAAAAGGCGATCTTGCTGCCATCGGGCGACCAGTTCGGATAATGCAGATCGTCGCTCATGTCGACCAGCAGGCGATCCTGCCCTGTTTTCAAATCCCGAATCCAGACGTCCATATTGCCGTTTCGGTCCGAAACGTAGGCCAGCTTTGTTCCGTCCGGCGACCAGCTCGGCTCGACTTCCATCGTTGGGCCCTGGGTTAAACGGTCGGGTGTCTTTTTACCTTTCGTCAGTATCCAGATATCACCGAGGGCTGCGAATGCGATTTGTTTACCATCGGGTGAAATCGTAGTTCCTTTGATGCCTTTAACCGTCTGAGGTTTCTGGCTGTCGAAATCGTATGTTTTTCGTTTATAGGTATTTCTTGGCAACGCAATAATGGCCTGAAATGGAATTGCCTGGGCTGTTGTACTACCAAGTTTTCGGCGTTTGAGCAAGCCATTGGACGTATACAGAAATTCGGTGGCCGAGAGCCAGCTTGCCCGAAATGGGAAGACATCTTCAGCGGCTTCGGTCAGGAGCTGAACCTTGCTGTCGGCCACTGCTGCACTGGCCAGTCCACTTAGCGAACTGGTCAGAACATTGTAAAACAGATGCGAACCATCGGGTTGCCAGCTTGGCCCAGCAAATTTTCCGTTGGCGGGCACAATGATCTTTTCCGTATTACCCGTCGTGGATTTGACAGTCGCATCGGCGTCAGAGTTAATCACATAAACACCCGGCGCGTCGGTGCGATCTGAAACGAAGGCAACCTTTGTTCCGTCGGGCGAAAAAGCCGGGTTGAAATCATTGCCCGAGTCCTGCGTAAGCTGGGTGAGTTTCCCATCGGCCAGCGTTAATTGCCAGATGTCATAATTGCCGCTCCGATCGGAGGCAAATACGATACGCTTACCATCCGGCGACCAGTGTGGTTCGCGATCATCCTGAAGCCCCGACGTCAGTTGTTTGGGTTTGCCGCCAGTGGCCGAAACGGTCCAGATATGATAACGGCCATCCCAGAAGGCATGAAAGGCAATCAGGCTCCCATCGGGCGACCAGCTTGGCTGACGACAGTCGCCCAGATTGTCGGTTATGGGTCTGGCGACACCACCAGCGATGGGTACGATCCAGATTGTACCCTGTAAGTCAATCGCAATGCTGGCTTTGTCGGGCGATAGATCGGCGGCCATATTGGTGCCTTCCGTAACCGTTACCCGAATGGAATCAATACCACTAGCTCGTATTTGGGTTATATAGAGAAAAAATAGAATTAAGCCAAACAGGATTGCTTTCAAGGAGATGAGTGTACGCATAGATTTCATAGAAGGAAGGACAACGTACTGATTACGAGTAGTATGGTCAATTGATGCCATTCAACTTCTGAACCTACACAGCCATTGCTATACTTCCAAGCATTAAGCAGATTTGCACCCCAATGGCAGAAAATCTCCTAAAAAAAACGTACTTATCCTCGAAAAAAGTCAACAGAGCCAATTTTTTACGTTGGGTTATGTGAGGGCAAATTCTATATTTGTGGGCATTCCTATTTCTAAATCCATTTTATAACCTATTAACTAATCGCATGAATTATAGTGTCTATCTGGTTCCCGTGTTGGGTATTGTTGGCCTGATTGTGATGTTTACGAAATTTCTTTGGGTTTCACGGCAAGATGCCGGTGATGCCCGGATGCAGGAAATTGCCGGATACATTGCCGATGGGGCCATTGCCTTCCTTAAAGCTGAATGGCGAGTTCTTACATACTTCGGCATAATCGTAGCCATTTTGTTGGCTTATATGGGCAGCTTGGTGCCGAATTCCAGCCCAGTTATTGGTATTTCATTTATACTTGGCGCGTTTCTGTCGGCGCTGGCAGGCTATATTGGCATGAACATCGCCACTAAAGCGAACGTCCGTACCGCACATGCCGCCCGTACAAGCCTGACCAAAGCACTGGAGGTGTCATTTACCGGTGGTTCGGTCATGGGGATTGGCGTTGCCGGCATTGCCGTGCTGGGCCTGGGGAGTCTGTTCATTGTTCTTTATAAATTATATGTTGAGCCATCCGGCGATGTCAACGGTCTGCCGATGGAGAAAGCCCTCGAAGTGCTGGCAGGTTTCTCGCTTGGGGCCGAATCCATTGCCCTGTTTGCCCGTGTGGGTGGGGGTATCTATACAAAAGCTGCTGACGTGGGTGCTGACCTTGTGGGTAAAGTAGAGGCTGGTATTCCTGAAGACGATCCGCGCAATCCGGCTACCATTGCCGATAACGTGGGCGACAACGTGGGTGACGTAGCCGGTATGGGTGCCGATTTGTTTGGCTCATACGTAGCTACAATCCTGGCCACTATGGTACTTGGCCGCGAAATCGTTATTCCAAATGATCCAATTATTGGCCACGCTCCTATCGTACTGCCCATGGTGATTGCTGGTCTGGGATTGATTTTTTCGATCATTGCCACCTATTTTGTTCGCGTTAAAGACGACAACGGTAATGTACAGGGTGCTTTGAATCTTGGTAACTGGGCATCAATCGGGATTACACTGGTTGCGTCGTACTTTCTGGTTAATGCGATGTTGCCGACCGGACTGATGAAGATCCGGGGTGTCGAATTCACGAGGATGGATGTCTTCTACGCTATTGTGACCGGCCTTGTTGTGGGTGCGTTGATGAGCATTATCACGGAATATTACACCGCTATGGGTCGCCGTCCTGTGCTGTCGATCATTCGGCAGTCGGCAACGGGAGCAGCAACGAACATCATTGGCGGCCTTTCGGTCGGAATGGAATCGACCGTATTGCCAATTCTGGTGCTGGCGGCTGGTATCTATACATCTTACCACTTCGCTGGCTTATACGGAGTCGCGATCTCGGCGGCTGGTATGATGGCTACTACGGCCATGCAGCTGGCCATTGATGCCTTTGGCCCCATTGCTGATAATGCGGGGGGTATTGCCGAAATGAGTTACCTCCCCGAGGAAGTTCGTGGTCGTACCGACATCCTCGACGCGGTTGGAAACACGACGGCGGCTACCGGAAAAGGGTTCGCCATCGCGTCGGCAGCGTTGACGGCGCTGGCTCTGTTTGCCGCCTTTGTTGGTATTTCCGGTATTTCTGCCATTGATATTTATAAGGCCGACGTACTGGCCGGACTGTTTGTGGGAGGGATGATTCCGTACATTTTCTCATCACTGGCCATTGCGGCCGTAGGTCGTGCTGCTATGGCGATGGTAGAGGAAGTGCGCCGTCAGTTTCGTGATATTCCGGGTATTATGGAGGGAACCGGAAAGCCCGAATACGAAAAGTGCGTAGC
This window harbors:
- the ggt gene encoding gamma-glutamyltransferase, which translates into the protein MKHVVHAIGLLLAGSLFSWVHAQDRLSGKTFATRAVVMARHGMACTSHPLSTQAAIDVLRSGGNAIDAAIAANAMEGLVEPHVNGIGGDLFAIVWDAKTKKLYGLNASGRSPYSLTLAEFQKRGLTHIPSDGPLPVSVPGCVDGWFELHKRFGRTPMPKILSHAIRYAREGYPVHDEAAFYWPTMLNRFSKYPNVKETYAPNGAAPKRGELFKNPALASTLEKIATGGRDAFYKGDIARTIDAFMKKMGGYLSAKDLADHTSEWVEPVSTNYRGYDVWELPPNSQGIATLQMLNILEGYDFSQTPWGSPEHIHRFVEAKKLAFEDRAKYYADPAFAKIPVQELISKNYATERRKLIDLSRAASRVDAGNPALKQGDTIYLTVADEEGNMVSLIQSNYRGFGSGMVPDGLGFMLQDRGELYSLTDGQNNTFAPHKRPFQTIIPAFVTKDGEPFMSFGVMGGSFQPLGHVQIVMNMIDFGMNPQEAGDAPRIDHLGSSEPTGEKMIDSGLITLESGYPYETIRELMRRGHKIGYGLGAYGGYQAIMYDAKNKVYHGATESRKDGQAAGF
- a CDS encoding amidohydrolase family protein; the encoded protein is MRTLISLKAILFGLILFFLYITQIRASGIDSIRVTVTEGTNMAADLSPDKASIAIDLQGTIWIVPIAGGVARPITDNLGDCRQPSWSPDGSLIAFHAFWDGRYHIWTVSATGGKPKQLTSGLQDDREPHWSPDGKRIVFASDRSGNYDIWQLTLADGKLTQLTQDSGNDFNPAFSPDGTKVAFVSDRTDAPGVYVINSDADATVKSTTGNTEKIIVPANGKFAGPSWQPDGSHLFYNVLTSSLSGLASAAVADSKVQLLTEAAEDVFPFRASWLSATEFLYTSNGLLKRRKLGSTTAQAIPFQAIIALPRNTYKRKTYDFDSQKPQTVKGIKGTTISPDGKQIAFAALGDIWILTKGKKTPDRLTQGPTMEVEPSWSPDGTKLAYVSDRNGNMDVWIRDLKTGQDRLLVDMSDDLHYPNWSPDGSKIAFYQSDARNAWGRSTLYTADVTYTADVTTPKTQKLHESIFVPSQASWAPDGKTLAVSALHPYSSRYREGVSEVLLLSFDGKNDRYVTPAPGHSLATRGQNGPVWSPDGTKMAYILDGLVWVTDVKTDGSIVGSPRKLTNEQSDTPTWTGDSKSLLFLATDALKQVYLGDGHIETIPMDLTWQLSQPTGAIVVHAGRLFDGLANTYRNNVDILIDGHRIKAIEPHRAGRPGKLIDASTKTVIPGLFEMHTHQHSMVGEKIGRLWLSFGITSVREPGADPYDALERKESWASNTRPGPRQFFTGGLTDGTRIYYGAATSINSDEQLDRELNRSVRLGYDLIKTYVRMPDAMQQRITTFAHAHGMPVSSHEIFPAMRYDVDAVEHIGGTSRRGYSPKITAMNRSYQDVIQLLAKSGMNITPTASLQGGFSVLGTKNPGLYENRQYRAFYSEEYNNALQAGAAQYAKISPGYLSNFGNLQKGVKVLIDAGAHVTTGTDSPFVPYGLSLHTELQSFVGAGLTPYQALRSATLWAAETVGVSKDLGSIEPGKLADLVIVNGDPLTTITDALNVEQVIKNGEVLPIDRLLTRP
- a CDS encoding sodium-translocating pyrophosphatase, translated to MNYSVYLVPVLGIVGLIVMFTKFLWVSRQDAGDARMQEIAGYIADGAIAFLKAEWRVLTYFGIIVAILLAYMGSLVPNSSPVIGISFILGAFLSALAGYIGMNIATKANVRTAHAARTSLTKALEVSFTGGSVMGIGVAGIAVLGLGSLFIVLYKLYVEPSGDVNGLPMEKALEVLAGFSLGAESIALFARVGGGIYTKAADVGADLVGKVEAGIPEDDPRNPATIADNVGDNVGDVAGMGADLFGSYVATILATMVLGREIVIPNDPIIGHAPIVLPMVIAGLGLIFSIIATYFVRVKDDNGNVQGALNLGNWASIGITLVASYFLVNAMLPTGLMKIRGVEFTRMDVFYAIVTGLVVGALMSIITEYYTAMGRRPVLSIIRQSATGAATNIIGGLSVGMESTVLPILVLAAGIYTSYHFAGLYGVAISAAGMMATTAMQLAIDAFGPIADNAGGIAEMSYLPEEVRGRTDILDAVGNTTAATGKGFAIASAALTALALFAAFVGISGISAIDIYKADVLAGLFVGGMIPYIFSSLAIAAVGRAAMAMVEEVRRQFRDIPGIMEGTGKPEYEKCVAISTQASIREMVLPGAIALTVPVVVGFIFGPEVLGGLLAGVTVSGVLMGIFMNNAGGAWDNAKKSFEKGVLINGQMFYKKSEPHKASVTGDTVGDPFKDTSGPSMNILIKLMSIVSLVIAPYIAVQSSETAGYAKEGKEAAGTEVPLEESTAADNSDVNTPNAKLGEFSVQKLTSGIELNIPEFGIENKLLSFIKSDKPVDKTTWFDFDRLTFETGSATLKPESQEQLKNIAEILKAYPAVNVKLGGYTDNTGNAASNLKLSQDRANSVRVELEKMDVAKDRLEAEGYGQEHPVASNDTEEGRAQNRRISIRVTKK